In Xylanibacter ruminicola 23, a single genomic region encodes these proteins:
- a CDS encoding rhamnogalacturonan acetylesterase, with translation MKRLFALCMMACALGAQAQVAEAPKDVNGVVDNTPDSIAKAMTARPVPGSSRKGNNPVLFLIGNSTMRTGTLGNGNNGQWGWGYYAHEYFNADKITVENQALGGMSSRTFYNKLWQPIKQAIRPGDWVIISIGHNDNGPYDEGRARASIPGVGDDSLQVVIKETGEHETVYTYGGYMRKYINDVRAQGGNPILMSLTPRNAYDENGKIIRKPHTQWLMQVAAEEGVPFIDLNEISGRKLDSYGAWKTDYHFFLDKIHTSRFGAMMNARSAAEGLMASRNPALNPLKAMMQNVELNTWQVDRTDGKPVVFITGDSTVKNADKDKDGMWGWGAVANTVFDENKISIVNAAKAGRSCRTYLNEGRWEQVYNSLQPGDFVLIQFGHNDTGAIDAPKYRAAIATGQDSCHVYRLQNGSYEVVYSFGWYLKKFIQDVREKGATPILVSLTPRNEWESGKIERRNDSYGAWYRQVVKETGVEFVDLHNLAADFYDQKCGSKAKAEKYFKQDHTHTSLLGAKTSAQCVAKGLRANHSALAKYLKKK, from the coding sequence ATGAAACGACTGTTTGCACTATGCATGATGGCTTGCGCGCTGGGCGCGCAGGCACAGGTGGCCGAGGCACCAAAGGATGTGAATGGGGTGGTGGACAACACGCCCGACAGTATAGCCAAGGCGATGACGGCACGCCCCGTGCCTGGTTCGAGTAGAAAAGGTAACAATCCCGTGCTGTTTCTGATAGGTAACTCAACCATGCGTACGGGTACCTTGGGTAATGGTAACAACGGTCAGTGGGGCTGGGGCTACTATGCACACGAATACTTTAATGCCGATAAGATAACCGTTGAGAATCAGGCACTTGGCGGTATGAGTAGTCGTACCTTCTACAACAAGTTGTGGCAGCCCATCAAGCAGGCTATCCGTCCGGGCGACTGGGTGATTATCAGTATCGGCCATAACGATAACGGACCCTACGACGAGGGCCGCGCGCGTGCCAGTATCCCCGGCGTGGGCGATGACTCGCTGCAGGTGGTGATCAAGGAGACCGGCGAGCACGAAACCGTTTATACCTATGGCGGCTACATGCGTAAGTATATTAATGATGTACGTGCGCAGGGCGGTAACCCCATCCTGATGTCGCTCACCCCGCGCAATGCCTACGACGAGAACGGCAAGATTATCCGCAAACCTCACACCCAGTGGCTGATGCAGGTGGCTGCCGAAGAGGGCGTGCCCTTTATCGACCTGAACGAGATATCGGGCCGAAAGCTGGATAGCTATGGTGCCTGGAAAACCGATTACCACTTCTTCCTGGATAAGATTCATACCAGTCGTTTTGGTGCGATGATGAATGCCCGTTCGGCTGCCGAGGGCCTGATGGCCAGCCGCAACCCTGCGCTGAACCCGCTGAAGGCGATGATGCAGAACGTGGAACTGAACACCTGGCAGGTGGACCGTACCGATGGTAAGCCCGTGGTGTTTATCACTGGCGACAGCACCGTGAAGAATGCCGATAAGGATAAGGACGGCATGTGGGGCTGGGGCGCCGTGGCCAATACGGTGTTTGATGAAAACAAAATCAGTATTGTGAATGCCGCCAAGGCAGGTCGTAGCTGTCGTACCTATCTGAACGAGGGCCGTTGGGAGCAGGTGTATAACAGCTTGCAACCCGGCGATTTCGTGCTCATCCAGTTTGGTCATAACGATACGGGCGCCATCGATGCACCCAAATATCGTGCAGCCATCGCCACAGGCCAGGACAGCTGTCATGTATATCGCCTTCAGAACGGTTCGTACGAGGTGGTTTACAGCTTTGGCTGGTATCTGAAAAAGTTTATTCAGGACGTACGCGAAAAAGGTGCTACACCTATTCTGGTATCACTCACCCCGCGCAACGAGTGGGAGAGCGGTAAGATAGAGCGTCGCAACGACTCGTATGGTGCCTGGTACCGTCAGGTGGTAAAGGAAACGGGCGTAGAGTTTGTGGATCTGCACAATCTGGCTGCCGACTTCTACGACCAGAAATGTGGCAGCAAGGCCAAAGCCGAGAAATACTTTAAGCAGGACCACACCCACACATCGCTGCTGGGTGCCAAAACCAGCGCCCAGTGTGTGGCCAAGGGTCTGCGCGCCAACCATAGTGCATTAGCAAAGTACCTAAAGAAGAAATAA
- a CDS encoding TlpA family protein disulfide reductase produces the protein MRKFLLWFLAALLMTACGGCSATGDKVDGDEVTDADSLVVGDQLPEFKVTMSDGSMVRTADLLGKPSVVVLFSIDCMDCRHQLPQIQRLWDMNQKNSVIQGQRIPIVLIARECTEEDIEPFWKFSEFTMPYSPQPNRRVYSLFAPRVIPRIYISDAQGIIRYMHVDIGMPTAETIVNEIKELKQ, from the coding sequence ATGAGAAAGTTTCTGCTCTGGTTTCTGGCTGCGCTGCTGATGACTGCCTGTGGCGGGTGTTCAGCGACTGGCGACAAGGTTGACGGTGACGAGGTGACTGATGCCGACAGCCTTGTGGTAGGCGACCAGTTGCCAGAGTTTAAGGTTACGATGAGCGATGGCTCGATGGTGCGCACGGCCGATCTGCTGGGTAAGCCCTCGGTAGTGGTGCTGTTCTCCATCGACTGTATGGACTGCCGCCACCAGCTGCCACAGATACAGCGGCTGTGGGATATGAATCAAAAAAACAGTGTGATTCAAGGCCAGCGCATACCCATCGTGCTGATAGCACGTGAATGTACGGAAGAGGATATCGAGCCGTTCTGGAAGTTTTCCGAGTTCACCATGCCCTACTCGCCACAGCCCAACCGCCGTGTGTACTCGCTCTTCGCCCCTCGCGTAATCCCCCGCATCTATATCAGCGATGCACAGGGCATTATCCGCTACATGCATGTGGATATAGGCATGCCCACTGCCGAAACGATAGTTAATGAAATAAAGGAACTAAAACAATAG
- the rhaM gene encoding L-rhamnose mutarotase yields the protein MKRFAFKMQLKPGCEKEYERRHAAIWPELVKMIKDGGVSNYSIYWDKETNILFGYQECEGEGNSQDTDNVDPITQKWWDMMADIMDVNPDNSPVTKPLQEVFHLD from the coding sequence ATGAAACGATTTGCATTTAAGATGCAGCTGAAACCCGGTTGCGAAAAGGAATACGAGCGTAGGCATGCTGCCATCTGGCCCGAATTAGTAAAAATGATTAAGGATGGCGGCGTGAGCAACTACAGCATTTATTGGGACAAGGAAACCAACATACTGTTTGGTTATCAGGAGTGCGAAGGCGAGGGCAACTCGCAGGATACCGACAACGTGGATCCCATCACCCAGAAATGGTGGGACATGATGGCCGACATTATGGACGTGAACCCCGACAACTCGCCTGTAACCAAGCCTCTGCAGGAGGTGTTCCATCTCGATTGA
- a CDS encoding porin family protein: MKKLMMIAAMMIAAVTVNAQVAGKAYLKPMVGATLATVTNNDNDMKFGLVAGAEVGYMCTDNFGLTAGLLYTQQGAKADGTKNNLEYINVPVLANVYVAPGLALKAGVQVGFMTKAKAEGLDFKELCNKTDFSIPLGAAYEFGDFVVDARYNLGLTNVGKDVGKNKNSVIMLTLGYKIPF; this comes from the coding sequence ATGAAAAAGCTTATGATGATTGCTGCTATGATGATTGCAGCTGTGACTGTTAACGCCCAGGTGGCTGGTAAGGCATACTTGAAGCCTATGGTAGGTGCTACACTAGCTACTGTGACTAACAACGACAACGACATGAAGTTTGGTCTGGTGGCCGGTGCCGAGGTGGGCTATATGTGCACCGACAACTTCGGACTGACAGCTGGTCTGCTCTACACCCAGCAGGGTGCTAAGGCCGACGGCACGAAAAACAATCTGGAGTATATCAACGTGCCTGTACTGGCCAACGTGTATGTGGCTCCTGGTTTGGCCCTGAAGGCTGGTGTACAGGTTGGTTTCATGACCAAGGCTAAGGCTGAAGGTCTTGACTTTAAGGAGCTCTGCAACAAGACTGATTTCTCAATTCCTCTGGGTGCTGCCTACGAGTTTGGTGATTTCGTTGTCGATGCCCGTTACAACCTCGGTCTTACTAATGTTGGTAAGGATGTAGGAAAAAACAAGAACAGCGTGATTATGCTGACTCTGGGCTATAAGATCCCATTCTAA
- a CDS encoding sugar-binding domain-containing protein, whose product MKLKLMGCLLMLVLPALAQQRIDLSGEWQFSSERETGVVRLPGSMLTNGKGDEVTVNTKWTSSLYDSSYYFNPYMARYRQAGQMKFPFFLTPDKHYVGNAWYERTVMVPKQWKGQPVMLYLERPHIETTVMVNGQRVGHQQSLSVPHVYDVTPYIKYGKPNQLTIQVYNGIENVCVGQDSHSVTDQTQGNWNGIVGKIELRQGPHIWRKRVVPDMQNGMVDITINETTYRLPLGSDTVRWDEFHPQLYTRTVNYQGTSVNVTFGLRELKIDGARMLINNHPMYLRGTVGNCCFPETGYPPTDEASWERVLGKCKAWGINHIRFHSYCPPEAAFAVADRLGLYLQPEGPSWPNHGVKLRSGMAIDQYLMDEGRRMIDAYGHHPSFCMMAAGNEPAGNWVPYTNEWVQQMKAYDPTRLYCGASVGGGWAWDDGSEYHVKAGARGLDWDKHAPSSDDDYYQQLLFPRNYKSSEPNNSPIIAHEQGQWCAFPDFKEIPQYTGAYKARNFEIFRDLLADNGMASQAEKFLQASGRLQTLCYKYEIERNLRTKDYAGFQLLGLNDYSGQGTALVGVLNVHWLEKGYCNQQDWAQFCSPIVPLAKFPKFVYTNNERLEVPIEVYNASAAALRGAQVTWRVAGHTGMLPVTTIPLGKNIQLGKVQLDLAAYQQPTKLTLQVAINGKASNQWDFWVYPNDLNCDKIQCDSLFFADTLDAKALQVLADGGDVLLTAAGKIHYGNDVKHTFLPVFWNTSWFKMRPPHTTGAYIQSNHPVFGYFPTDDWQNLNWWELTNRAQVVNMAEFPADYQPIVQPIDTWHVSRKLGMLLEACVLNGRLLMTTMDITRNLDRRPVARQLRYSILRYMASDDFKPAIRVAPEVIQHLFEREAPRVDMFTKESPDELKPKLN is encoded by the coding sequence ATGAAACTGAAGTTAATGGGCTGCTTGTTGATGCTGGTGCTTCCCGCACTGGCCCAGCAGCGTATCGACCTGAGTGGCGAGTGGCAGTTCAGTAGCGAACGCGAAACAGGAGTGGTGCGATTGCCCGGCTCGATGCTGACAAACGGCAAGGGCGACGAGGTAACCGTGAACACCAAGTGGACCAGCTCGCTCTACGACTCATCCTACTATTTTAACCCCTACATGGCGCGTTATCGCCAGGCAGGGCAGATGAAGTTTCCGTTCTTCCTAACCCCCGACAAGCATTACGTGGGTAATGCCTGGTACGAGCGCACGGTGATGGTGCCCAAACAATGGAAAGGGCAGCCGGTGATGCTGTACCTGGAGCGCCCGCATATCGAGACCACGGTAATGGTGAATGGTCAGCGGGTAGGGCATCAGCAGTCGCTGTCGGTGCCGCATGTTTACGATGTTACACCTTATATAAAATACGGCAAGCCCAACCAGCTTACCATCCAGGTGTACAATGGCATCGAGAACGTGTGCGTGGGTCAGGATTCGCATAGCGTAACCGACCAGACGCAAGGCAACTGGAACGGCATTGTGGGTAAGATAGAACTGCGCCAGGGCCCGCACATCTGGCGCAAACGGGTGGTGCCCGATATGCAGAACGGCATGGTGGACATCACCATCAACGAGACTACCTATCGCCTGCCGTTGGGTAGCGATACCGTGCGCTGGGACGAGTTCCATCCGCAGCTATACACCCGCACCGTAAACTATCAGGGCACCTCAGTGAACGTAACGTTCGGTCTGCGCGAGTTGAAGATTGACGGCGCCCGCATGCTGATTAACAACCACCCCATGTACCTGCGTGGTACGGTGGGCAACTGTTGTTTCCCCGAAACGGGGTATCCGCCAACCGACGAGGCCTCGTGGGAGCGTGTGCTGGGGAAGTGCAAGGCATGGGGCATCAACCACATCCGATTCCACTCGTATTGTCCACCCGAAGCCGCCTTTGCCGTGGCCGACCGACTGGGATTGTATCTGCAACCCGAGGGTCCGTCGTGGCCCAACCATGGCGTAAAACTGCGCAGTGGTATGGCCATCGATCAGTACCTGATGGACGAGGGCCGGAGGATGATTGATGCGTACGGTCATCACCCCTCGTTCTGCATGATGGCGGCTGGCAACGAGCCCGCTGGCAACTGGGTGCCTTACACCAACGAGTGGGTGCAGCAGATGAAAGCCTACGACCCAACCCGACTGTACTGCGGTGCATCGGTAGGTGGCGGCTGGGCTTGGGACGATGGTTCGGAGTATCACGTAAAAGCTGGTGCCCGCGGACTGGATTGGGACAAGCATGCACCCAGCAGCGATGATGATTATTATCAGCAGCTGCTATTCCCCCGCAATTACAAGTCAAGCGAACCTAATAACTCGCCCATCATTGCCCACGAGCAGGGACAGTGGTGCGCCTTCCCCGATTTCAAGGAGATACCGCAATACACCGGTGCCTACAAAGCCAGGAACTTTGAGATATTCCGCGATTTGCTGGCCGATAACGGCATGGCCAGTCAGGCTGAGAAATTCCTGCAGGCCAGTGGACGACTGCAGACGCTGTGTTATAAATACGAGATTGAGCGCAACCTGCGTACCAAGGATTATGCCGGTTTCCAGCTGTTGGGGCTGAACGACTATTCGGGTCAGGGAACCGCGCTGGTGGGTGTGCTCAATGTGCATTGGCTGGAGAAGGGCTACTGCAACCAGCAAGATTGGGCGCAGTTCTGTTCGCCCATAGTGCCCCTGGCCAAGTTCCCCAAGTTTGTATATACCAACAACGAGCGCCTTGAGGTGCCCATCGAGGTGTATAATGCCTCGGCTGCTGCGTTGCGTGGTGCCCAGGTAACATGGCGCGTAGCCGGCCACACTGGCATGCTGCCTGTAACCACCATCCCCCTTGGTAAGAACATCCAGTTAGGTAAGGTGCAGTTGGATTTGGCCGCTTATCAGCAGCCCACCAAACTTACGCTGCAGGTGGCCATTAACGGTAAGGCCAGCAATCAGTGGGATTTCTGGGTGTACCCCAACGATTTGAATTGTGACAAAATACAGTGTGACAGTTTGTTTTTCGCTGATACCCTCGATGCCAAGGCCCTGCAAGTGCTGGCTGATGGTGGCGATGTGCTGCTGACGGCCGCTGGCAAGATACATTACGGCAACGATGTAAAGCACACGTTCCTGCCTGTGTTCTGGAACACGTCGTGGTTTAAGATGCGCCCGCCGCACACCACCGGCGCCTATATCCAGAGCAACCATCCCGTGTTCGGCTATTTCCCAACCGACGATTGGCAGAACCTGAACTGGTGGGAGCTGACCAACCGTGCGCAGGTCGTCAATATGGCCGAGTTCCCCGCCGATTATCAGCCCATCGTGCAGCCCATCGATACCTGGCACGTAAGTCGTAAACTGGGTATGCTGTTAGAGGCGTGCGTACTGAACGGCCGCCTGCTGATGACCACGATGGACATTACCCGCAATCTGGACCGCCGACCCGTGGCCCGACAGTTGCGTTACAGCATACTGCGTTACATGGCATCGGACGATTTCAAGCCCGCCATCCGTGTGGCACCCGAGGTGATTCAGCACCTGTTTGAGCGCGAGGCACCCAGAGTGGATATGTTTACGAAAGAGAGTCCCGACGAGCTGAAACCTAAGTTAAATTAA
- a CDS encoding C13 family peptidase yields MKSEKFATAILGFILMLTGCKSEDDVIVYKDSRRWVEKTVAVVAPLNDPIMKARLERTAEWMLSSLHNAQLHDTLCIDLKLEWYDEYGTDLKALGERLANRDDLMAVIGPFDSDNVDILAPYCQQTHKPLILPTATCETVIRRFAITSTGDGQQPFLWSLTETDVSLSEVMLSMYAANIQRGKMYAKFSDYSALFTPDGKFGQTFFEWGPFSATELGIGFKYNEQYSSPDMLIQKMKAYYDDISETFGLLTIPAFVVLEKPEPLPQIRRIQAQRWGGMDIIEEIKEWEADGEDIFEYSKSSLYKLTNMFSPVYFVLSNLTDEAIAAFDIYDRTIIELYEGFSPYADPMTGFEMSYEARYNTKPTFAECKFYDALLLSAFAANYMEHHQEVDNLNDAIIAITTTDNFLSGYAWSETGMELYLAALEQGQLVGFKGASGPVQFDKECYTAALNTTYVNWMIRDGHVYHSGYYSRSGNAQTAKTLASWNWLVENAEEMFDNTYGKNMPPINYPTLTDQYAVLVQGSNGWSNYRHEADVLNIYQMLKAGGYDDDHIILVSADDVANASENTDRGAVRTDPNGGNLREGAVIDYKNADLTPADIVNILKGNKTDRTPVVLPKDEGQNVFFFWSGHGRSKATNGVNEMAWRDEMAGNGMTADLLRQTLQQMATQQQFRQMLVCLEPCYSANMGKALEGIPGVLAICSAGAYEQSFADSWSNELGVWMCDRFSRNLVGHVSENPDGTYRDLYLYCAQHTLGSHVGIYNYTNFGNLYTTSPKDFFVKRK; encoded by the coding sequence GTGAAAAGTGAAAAATTTGCTACCGCAATCCTAGGCTTCATTTTGATGCTGACTGGCTGTAAGAGTGAGGATGACGTGATAGTGTATAAGGACTCGCGTCGATGGGTGGAGAAGACGGTGGCTGTGGTGGCCCCATTGAACGATCCCATTATGAAGGCCCGACTGGAGCGTACGGCTGAGTGGATGCTCAGCAGTCTGCACAACGCCCAGTTGCACGACACGCTCTGCATCGACCTGAAACTGGAGTGGTACGATGAATACGGCACCGACCTGAAAGCGTTAGGCGAACGGTTGGCTAACCGTGATGACCTGATGGCCGTCATCGGCCCCTTCGACAGCGACAACGTTGACATACTGGCTCCCTACTGCCAGCAGACCCACAAGCCGCTCATCCTGCCCACTGCCACCTGCGAAACCGTGATACGCCGCTTTGCCATTACCAGCACGGGCGATGGGCAGCAGCCCTTCCTCTGGTCGCTCACTGAGACCGATGTGTCGCTCTCGGAGGTGATGTTGAGTATGTATGCAGCCAACATCCAAAGGGGCAAAATGTATGCTAAGTTTTCTGATTATTCCGCACTATTCACGCCCGACGGTAAATTCGGTCAGACATTCTTTGAATGGGGACCTTTCTCGGCTACCGAACTGGGCATAGGCTTCAAGTATAACGAGCAGTATTCCAGCCCGGACATGCTCATACAGAAAATGAAAGCGTATTACGATGATATCAGCGAAACGTTCGGCCTCTTGACTATACCTGCCTTTGTGGTTTTGGAGAAACCAGAGCCTCTTCCACAGATCAGGAGAATCCAAGCTCAACGTTGGGGGGGGATGGATATTATCGAAGAAATAAAGGAGTGGGAAGCTGATGGCGAGGATATCTTCGAATACAGCAAATCTTCTCTGTATAAATTAACAAACATGTTCTCACCCGTCTATTTTGTATTATCGAATCTTACTGATGAAGCGATAGCGGCATTCGATATATACGACAGGACCATTATAGAACTCTATGAGGGCTTCTCGCCCTATGCCGACCCGATGACAGGCTTTGAGATGAGCTACGAGGCGCGCTACAACACGAAGCCTACCTTTGCCGAGTGTAAATTCTACGATGCCCTGTTGCTCTCGGCCTTTGCCGCCAACTACATGGAGCACCATCAGGAGGTGGATAACCTCAACGACGCCATCATCGCCATCACCACCACCGACAACTTCCTGTCGGGCTATGCCTGGAGCGAAACGGGTATGGAACTATACCTTGCAGCCTTGGAGCAGGGACAACTCGTTGGCTTTAAGGGCGCTTCGGGTCCTGTGCAGTTCGACAAGGAGTGCTACACCGCAGCCCTCAACACCACCTATGTGAACTGGATGATTAGAGACGGGCATGTGTACCACTCGGGCTATTACAGCCGGTCGGGCAATGCCCAGACGGCGAAGACACTGGCCTCGTGGAACTGGTTGGTGGAGAATGCCGAGGAGATGTTCGACAATACCTACGGCAAGAACATGCCCCCCATCAACTACCCCACCCTTACCGATCAGTATGCTGTGCTGGTGCAGGGCAGTAACGGCTGGAGCAACTACCGCCATGAGGCCGACGTGCTGAACATCTATCAGATGCTGAAGGCTGGCGGCTACGACGACGACCATATCATATTGGTGAGTGCCGACGATGTAGCTAATGCCTCGGAGAATACCGACCGCGGTGCCGTGCGTACCGATCCTAATGGGGGCAATCTGCGCGAGGGCGCTGTGATAGACTATAAGAATGCCGACCTGACACCGGCCGACATCGTGAATATTCTGAAGGGCAACAAGACCGACCGTACGCCAGTGGTATTGCCCAAGGACGAGGGGCAGAACGTGTTCTTCTTCTGGAGCGGACACGGGCGCAGCAAGGCCACCAACGGTGTGAACGAGATGGCGTGGCGCGACGAGATGGCAGGCAACGGCATGACGGCCGACCTGCTGAGGCAGACACTGCAGCAGATGGCAACGCAGCAGCAGTTCCGCCAAATGCTGGTTTGCCTGGAGCCCTGCTACTCGGCCAATATGGGCAAGGCACTGGAAGGCATCCCGGGGGTGCTGGCCATCTGCTCGGCAGGGGCTTACGAACAGTCGTTTGCCGACTCATGGAGCAACGAACTGGGTGTTTGGATGTGCGACCGATTCAGTCGCAACCTGGTGGGGCATGTATCGGAGAACCCCGACGGCACCTACCGCGATCTCTACCTATACTGCGCCCAGCACACGCTTGGCTCGCATGTGGGTATCTACAACTACACCAACTTCGGCAACCTCTACACTACGAGCCCGAAGGATTTTTTTGTAAAACGTAAATAA
- a CDS encoding aldo/keto reductase, giving the protein MKENYFADKNRYDNGMEFERCGRSGVLLPKVSLGFWHNFGSVDPYERSREITHYAFDHGITHFDLANNYGPVYGSAEETMGRLMDEDFRPYRDELFISSKAGYDMWPGPYGNWGSRKYLMASLDQSLKRMKIDYVDLFYSHRYDPETPLEETLQALVDIVRQGKALYIGISRWPLEAARFAAKYLRERDVPLLIYQGRLNMLDREPMEEGILDFCAEEGVGFISFSPLAQGLLTDRYLNGVPADSRMSKGKFLKEEMLTPELLAKLKRYNEIATSRDETLAEMALAWVLHQKGVTSVLVGASSTAQLEKNLKCVSAAPFDDVL; this is encoded by the coding sequence ATGAAGGAAAATTACTTTGCGGATAAGAACCGCTACGATAATGGGATGGAGTTTGAGCGTTGCGGACGCTCGGGTGTGTTGCTGCCAAAGGTGAGCTTAGGATTCTGGCATAACTTTGGTAGTGTTGACCCCTATGAGCGCAGTCGCGAGATAACACATTATGCTTTCGACCATGGCATTACCCACTTCGACTTAGCTAACAACTACGGACCGGTGTATGGCTCGGCCGAGGAGACGATGGGCCGACTGATGGACGAGGACTTCCGACCCTATCGCGACGAGCTGTTTATTTCGAGCAAGGCAGGTTACGATATGTGGCCTGGACCTTATGGCAACTGGGGCAGCCGCAAATATCTGATGGCGAGCCTGGACCAGAGTCTGAAACGCATGAAGATAGATTACGTGGATTTGTTCTACAGTCACCGTTACGACCCGGAGACACCACTCGAGGAAACGTTGCAGGCATTGGTGGATATCGTCCGCCAGGGTAAGGCTTTGTATATTGGCATTTCGCGTTGGCCGCTCGAAGCAGCTCGATTTGCTGCCAAGTATCTGCGTGAGCGCGATGTACCGTTGTTGATTTATCAGGGTCGACTGAATATGTTGGATCGTGAACCAATGGAAGAGGGCATTCTGGATTTCTGTGCCGAAGAGGGCGTGGGCTTTATCTCATTCTCGCCACTGGCTCAGGGATTGTTAACCGATCGCTATCTGAATGGCGTGCCAGCTGATAGCAGAATGTCGAAGGGTAAGTTCCTGAAGGAGGAAATGCTGACACCCGAGTTGTTGGCCAAGCTGAAGAGATATAACGAGATAGCTACCAGTCGCGATGAGACATTGGCCGAGATGGCCCTGGCATGGGTGCTGCACCAGAAGGGTGTGACATCGGTATTGGTAGGTGCCAGCTCAACCGCACAGTTAGAGAAGAACCTGAAGTGTGTAAGTGCTGCTCCGTTTGATGATGTGTTGTAA